The Rubrobacter calidifluminis genome has a segment encoding these proteins:
- a CDS encoding bifunctional 3'-5' exonuclease/DNA polymerase yields the protein MKGLSEHTLITDRSELEAVADELAGAPVVGVDVETTGLNPRDGRLRLLQLATPQKTFVVDAFSVRDLSPLAPILEDGPEKVLHNSKFDYEFLLEQHGIRLHPIFDTMLAAQLLDGGQQGSSYALEAVAERYLEEEVDKAARREDWSGQLSEEQLRYAAKDAAILLPLREVLAERLAEERLRRIARIEFGAVGAIAEMELAGIRLDLSRWRELEETIRRRRDEAAAELESFFPPPEGVLPLEGLGPGLNLNSPQQVMEAFRSLGIELPDTRVWTLLGVDHPAARALLRYRELQKKLGTYLEPYPGYVHPRTGRIHASFLQCRVPTGRLACTNPNIQQIPHEDEFRRCFVAGEGNTLVIADYSQIELRILAEVSGDPAFLRAFNSGEDLHRLTAATMYGVRPEEVTKEQRSAAKRINFGLMYGRGAKSLSAQLGTDEEHGRRLIDEYFASYPKVQGYLQTTAERALRERQLRTLAGRVRKFGPPSPQEDRGALRREAMNYPIQGTSADITKLALCYVGRDLRDLKARLVNCIHDELVVECPEGEAEEVAERMKGAMVRAGEKILTKVPVEVEVAISPEWRKG from the coding sequence ATGAAGGGCCTCTCCGAGCACACCCTGATAACCGATCGCAGCGAGCTCGAGGCCGTCGCAGACGAGCTCGCAGGCGCTCCGGTGGTCGGCGTGGACGTCGAGACGACCGGGCTGAACCCGCGCGACGGCCGGCTGCGTCTGCTGCAGCTCGCCACCCCGCAGAAGACCTTCGTCGTCGACGCGTTCAGCGTGCGGGACCTCTCACCACTTGCGCCCATCCTAGAGGACGGACCCGAGAAGGTTCTGCACAACAGCAAGTTCGACTACGAGTTCCTCCTCGAACAACATGGCATCAGGCTCCACCCCATCTTCGACACCATGCTCGCCGCGCAGCTTCTCGACGGCGGCCAGCAGGGTTCATCCTACGCGCTGGAGGCCGTCGCCGAGCGCTACCTGGAGGAGGAGGTGGACAAGGCGGCCCGCCGGGAGGACTGGTCCGGCCAACTCTCCGAGGAGCAGCTGCGCTACGCGGCGAAGGACGCGGCCATCCTGCTCCCGCTGCGCGAGGTGCTCGCAGAGCGCCTTGCCGAAGAGAGGCTGCGCCGGATAGCCCGCATAGAGTTCGGGGCGGTCGGGGCGATAGCCGAGATGGAGCTCGCCGGCATCAGGCTGGACCTCTCCCGCTGGAGGGAGCTCGAGGAGACCATACGCCGCAGGAGGGACGAGGCGGCGGCGGAGCTGGAGTCGTTCTTCCCGCCTCCGGAGGGGGTGCTCCCGCTGGAGGGGCTCGGGCCGGGCCTCAACCTGAACAGCCCTCAGCAGGTGATGGAGGCCTTCCGCTCCCTCGGCATAGAGCTCCCGGACACCCGGGTGTGGACGCTGCTCGGGGTCGATCACCCGGCCGCGCGGGCGCTTTTGCGCTACAGGGAGCTGCAGAAGAAGCTTGGCACCTACCTGGAGCCCTACCCGGGCTACGTTCACCCCAGGACCGGTCGCATCCACGCCAGCTTCCTGCAGTGCCGGGTCCCCACCGGCCGCCTCGCCTGCACCAACCCGAACATCCAGCAGATCCCGCACGAGGACGAGTTCCGCCGCTGCTTCGTGGCAGGGGAGGGCAACACCCTGGTCATCGCCGACTACTCGCAGATAGAGCTCAGGATCCTGGCGGAGGTCTCCGGGGATCCCGCGTTCCTCAGGGCCTTCAACAGCGGAGAGGACCTGCACCGCCTCACCGCGGCGACGATGTACGGCGTCCGGCCGGAGGAGGTAACGAAGGAGCAGCGCTCGGCGGCCAAGCGGATAAACTTCGGGCTGATGTACGGCCGGGGGGCGAAGAGCCTCTCGGCCCAGCTCGGCACCGACGAGGAGCACGGGCGCAGGCTCATAGACGAATACTTCGCCAGCTACCCGAAGGTGCAGGGCTACCTCCAGACGACCGCCGAGAGAGCCCTGCGGGAGCGGCAGCTGCGCACGCTCGCCGGGAGGGTCAGGAAGTTCGGCCCTCCCTCGCCCCAGGAAGACCGGGGGGCGTTGAGGAGAGAAGCGATGAACTACCCGATACAGGGGACCTCGGCGGACATCACCAAGCTCGCCCTCTGCTACGTCGGCCGCGACCTCAGGGATCTGAAGGCGCGTCTGGTCAATTGCATCCACGACGAACTGGTCGTGGAGTGTCCCGAAGGGGAGGCAGAGGAGGTGGCGGAGCGGATGAAGGGGGCGATGGTGCGGGCCGGGGAGAAGATCCTCACGAAGGTCCCGGTCGAGGTGGAGGTCGCTATCTCACCGGAGTGGCGCAAGGGTTAG
- a CDS encoding site-2 protease family protein, giving the protein MGGSFKIGRAFGIDVKVHWTFFLLLLVFGYSAYSSSESLTTTLITIGLIIALFVFVLLHEFGHSLVAQRLGIEIPDITLLPLGGLARMKSMPEKPLDEVKIAIAGPLVNVVLAAIFFLASFGFGGEGTGTPGIMPNRGTAGQILEYLALTNLALALFNMIPAFPMDGGRVLRGLLATRLGNVRATEISASIGQFFAFLFFLSGIFTGRFLLALIAIFIFFGAGGEAQMVRQRETMRGLSVADVMGSRRRTETVSPYHTFGQVLDAVIHGYQEDFPVVDEDGTLVGMITRNEILAAAHSPDRYSTVRDLMRTDFPTVTPEADLFQEGQRLLQESGMRAIPVVSASGELVGMLTIEDIGQANLLRGMDHRKGF; this is encoded by the coding sequence ATGGGCGGTTCCTTCAAGATAGGACGGGCCTTCGGCATCGACGTAAAGGTCCACTGGACCTTCTTCCTGCTGCTGCTCGTCTTCGGCTACTCGGCTTACAGCTCCTCTGAGAGCCTCACCACCACGCTCATCACGATAGGGCTCATCATCGCGCTCTTCGTCTTCGTGCTTTTGCACGAGTTCGGCCACTCCCTGGTGGCGCAGAGGCTCGGGATCGAGATCCCGGACATAACCCTCCTGCCGCTCGGCGGGCTCGCCCGGATGAAGAGCATGCCGGAGAAACCCCTGGACGAGGTGAAGATAGCGATAGCCGGCCCACTGGTGAACGTCGTGCTGGCGGCCATCTTCTTCCTCGCCTCGTTCGGCTTCGGCGGGGAGGGGACAGGAACGCCCGGGATCATGCCGAACAGGGGCACGGCGGGCCAGATACTCGAGTACCTGGCGCTGACGAACCTGGCCCTCGCGCTCTTCAACATGATCCCGGCTTTCCCGATGGACGGGGGCCGGGTTCTTCGGGGGCTTCTCGCCACCCGCCTCGGCAACGTGCGGGCCACCGAGATCTCCGCCTCGATCGGACAGTTCTTCGCGTTCCTCTTCTTCCTCAGCGGCATTTTTACCGGTCGCTTTTTGCTCGCGCTCATCGCGATCTTTATCTTCTTCGGCGCCGGGGGAGAGGCGCAGATGGTGCGTCAGCGGGAGACGATGCGCGGTCTCTCGGTCGCCGACGTGATGGGTTCCAGGCGACGCACCGAGACGGTGAGCCCCTACCACACCTTTGGTCAGGTGCTCGACGCCGTCATCCACGGCTACCAGGAAGATTTCCCCGTCGTCGACGAGGACGGCACCCTCGTCGGCATGATAACCCGCAACGAGATCCTCGCCGCCGCCCACTCCCCGGACCGCTACTCGACGGTGCGCGACCTGATGCGCACCGACTTCCCCACCGTCACGCCCGAGGCCGACCTCTTCCAGGAAGGACAGAGGCTGCTGCAGGAGAGCGGGATGCGGGCCATCCCGGTGGTGAGCGCATCCGGGGAGCTCGTCGGGATGCTTACGATAGAGGATATCGGGCAGGCGAACCTGCTGCGCGGCATGGACCACCGGAAGGGATTCTGA
- a CDS encoding cobalamin-binding protein, protein MRIVSLLPAATEMVALAGAEDELVGVTHECDHPPGVRRLPKLTSTPVDPSRMSSAEIDATVNRLSDEGSVYVLDAGLLARLRPDLVLTQGLCEVCAVSPSLVEEAVSGLHPRPAVFSMDPRSLGEVLEDALAVGEAVGRAEGVRGRVAALRERLRRVGEATSSLRPVRVVCLEWLDPLFGAGHWVPEMVKIAGGEEAVSEPGEPSRRIGWEEVVHSSPDVLVLMPCGFDARRAAREGRILTRLPGWESLPAVAQGCVWAVDANSYFSRPGPRLVEGVELLASILHPGVFPPPDPRRAVPLAHPAWSTFV, encoded by the coding sequence TTGCGCATCGTCTCGCTGCTCCCGGCCGCTACCGAGATGGTGGCCCTCGCCGGGGCCGAAGACGAGCTCGTCGGCGTCACCCACGAGTGCGACCATCCGCCCGGGGTGCGGCGTCTTCCGAAGCTCACCTCCACTCCGGTAGACCCCTCCCGCATGTCGAGCGCGGAGATAGACGCGACCGTGAACAGGCTCTCCGACGAGGGGAGCGTCTACGTGCTCGACGCCGGGCTCCTCGCGCGCCTGAGGCCGGACCTCGTCCTCACCCAGGGCCTGTGCGAGGTGTGCGCCGTCTCACCCTCGCTCGTCGAGGAGGCGGTCTCGGGGCTACACCCGCGCCCTGCCGTGTTCTCGATGGACCCACGCTCGCTCGGGGAGGTGCTCGAAGATGCGCTCGCCGTCGGGGAGGCGGTGGGCCGGGCGGAGGGGGTGCGCGGCAGGGTCGCTGCACTGCGGGAGAGGCTGCGCCGCGTCGGGGAGGCGACTTCCTCCCTCCGGCCGGTTCGTGTGGTGTGTCTCGAGTGGCTCGATCCTCTCTTCGGCGCCGGACACTGGGTGCCTGAAATGGTGAAGATCGCCGGCGGAGAGGAGGCCGTCTCGGAGCCGGGCGAGCCCTCGCGTCGCATCGGTTGGGAGGAGGTCGTACACTCTTCTCCCGACGTCCTCGTGTTGATGCCCTGCGGCTTCGACGCGCGCCGGGCCGCGCGCGAGGGACGGATTCTCACACGCCTGCCCGGCTGGGAGAGCCTGCCGGCCGTCGCTCAGGGGTGCGTGTGGGCGGTGGACGCGAACTCGTATTTCAGCCGCCCCGGACCCAGGCTCGTCGAAGGGGTAGAGCTGCTCGCCTCCATCCTCCACCCCGGGGTATTCCCCCCACCGGATCCGAGACGCGCCGTGCCGCTCGCCCACCCCGCATGGAGCACGTTCGTGTGA
- a CDS encoding sugar phosphate isomerase/epimerase family protein, with amino-acid sequence MRLDQIAINSQCTAHRNLEEALDAYAAAGFRNVEPHLNLIRDWLQDGHTVGETRALFDSRGLRVVAGSQLEIVCFGSPDARLPNLKANVENARLIHELGGEVMIVGTDGPEQSSPEALGAVAYAVRELAETAEDTGIEIAIEFNWSPLVRSLRSAVRVAEMADHPRVGVLFDTAHYHVTPTKLSDIRPDSVRWIKHVHINDMPDIPADLTHRDFDRVLPGEGVLDLPEIISALETSGYEGYFSIELFNAELWHLAAEEAARCCYQSLLPLCEQR; translated from the coding sequence ATGCGCCTGGATCAGATCGCCATCAACTCGCAGTGTACCGCCCACAGAAACCTCGAGGAGGCCCTGGACGCCTACGCCGCCGCGGGTTTCAGGAACGTAGAACCTCACCTGAACCTCATCAGGGACTGGCTCCAAGACGGGCACACGGTGGGAGAAACGAGGGCGCTCTTCGACTCGCGCGGTCTGCGCGTCGTCGCAGGGTCGCAGCTCGAGATCGTGTGCTTTGGCTCACCGGACGCCCGCCTGCCCAACCTGAAGGCCAACGTGGAGAACGCCCGCCTCATCCACGAGCTCGGTGGTGAGGTGATGATCGTCGGCACCGACGGACCGGAGCAGAGCTCGCCCGAGGCGCTCGGTGCGGTGGCTTACGCAGTGCGGGAGCTCGCGGAGACTGCCGAGGATACCGGGATAGAGATCGCCATCGAGTTCAACTGGTCGCCGCTCGTCAGGAGCCTCCGGAGCGCGGTGCGGGTCGCGGAGATGGCCGACCACCCGCGGGTAGGAGTGCTTTTCGACACCGCTCACTACCACGTTACCCCGACGAAGCTGTCGGACATCAGACCGGACTCGGTGAGGTGGATCAAACACGTCCACATAAACGACATGCCGGACATCCCGGCGGACCTGACGCATCGCGACTTCGACCGGGTCCTGCCGGGGGAAGGGGTGTTGGATCTACCGGAGATCATCTCGGCCTTGGAGACGAGCGGCTACGAGGGCTACTTCTCGATCGAGCTTTTCAACGCGGAGCTTTGGCACCTGGCGGCCGAAGAGGCCGCCAGGTGCTGCTACCAGAGCCTCCTGCCGCTCTGCGAGCAGCGCTAA